One part of the Gossypium raimondii isolate GPD5lz chromosome 1, ASM2569854v1, whole genome shotgun sequence genome encodes these proteins:
- the LOC105785305 gene encoding endoribonuclease Dicer homolog 2 isoform X2 yields MEPVGMEMNNSQQHSSDPLPFARSYQLEALEKAIKQNTIAYLETGSGKTLIAIMLLRRYAYLIRKPSPFNAVFLVPQVVLVEQQADAVEMHTDLNVGKYWGDMEVDFWDDAKWKQEIDKYEVLVMTPQILLNGLRHGFFKINMIKVLIIDECHHARGKHPYASIMTEFYHRQLEAGVSDLPRIFGMTASPINTKGANSADSYWQKIHELETIMNSKVYTCVSESVLAQFVPFSTPKFKFYQDMEIPYVLYARLVQELNVLKVKHECSLDNLDLEASAAESTRRKISKIHSALIHCLDELGVWLALKIQIGPSLMMLKPVWMLGFLPQKFYALLNLFLNTGNTVFTKWVLRDIRCIIFVERIITAVVLQSLFSELLPRYGNWKTKYIAGNNSGLQNQTRKKQNEIVEEFRKGMVNIIVATSILEEGLDVQACNLIIRFDPSPTVCSFIQSRGRARMQNSDYLLMVKSGDFSTHSRLKNYLTSGDVMRKESLCHASDPCSPLSNDLCDEEFYHVASTGAFMTLSSSVGLIYFYCSRLPADGYFKCTPRCIIDKQMGVCTLHLPKSSPIRTVCVKGNFKSLKQKACFEACKQLHQIGALTDNLVPDIVVEENDAEEIGKESYNDDQPIFFPPELVNQDSQESMTKYYCYLMELKQNFGYEFPVQNIILLVRSQLEMEAKSVGIELEVDRGTLTVNLKYIGLIRLSSDQVILCRRFQIALFRVLMDHKAEKLTELSDLTSGNNSEIDYLLLPSNYMGQNPVIDWLSISSILFSYEKVWKNHVNCNAGMIQTKSGLVCTCMIKNSLVSTPHNGRTYIIDGLLNNINANSLLTLSDGGVMTYKEYYEQRHGIHLCFSRVSFLAGRHIFPVQKHIQRCKKQKEKESSNAFVELPPELCDVIMSPISISTFYSFTFLPSIMHRLESLLLATILKKMLLDHCVHDVAIPTMKVLEAITTKKCLESFHLESLETLGDSFLKYAVCQQLFKKHQNHHEGLLSIRKDKMISNTTLCMLGCDKKLPGFIRDEPFDPKGWMVPGYNCGRHTLNEEKLNTRKIYVSGRRKLKSKKVADVVEALIGAYLSTGGEVAALLFMNWIGITIDFRNIPYERHFEVQAEKIVNVQHLESLLNYSFQDPSLLVEALTHGSYMLAEIPGCYQRLEFLGDSVLDYLITRHLYNKYPGISPGLLTDLRSASVNNNCYALSAVKAGLHKHILQSSQKLYKHIKETVESFQELSLDCTFGWESEKSFPKVLGDVMESIAGAIFVDSGYNKETVFRSIRPLLEPLITLETMTVHPVKELNELCQKKHYEQRKPIVSHGNGVSSVTIEVEANGEVLKHTSTACDKKMAKKLASKEILKSLKLANFC; encoded by the exons GTGCTTGTGATGACACCTCAAATTTTACTCAATGGATTGAGGCATGGCTTCTTCAAGATAAACATGATTAAGGTTTTGATAATTGATGAATGCCATCATGCCCGAGGAAAGCACCCTTATGCTTCCATTATGACA GAATTCTATCATCGGCAATTAGAAGCTGGTGTATCTGATCTTCCTAGGATTTTCGGGATGACTGCTTCCCCTATAAACACAAAAG GGGCAAACTCGGCTGATAGCTATTGGCAGAAGATCCATGAACTAGAGACGATTATGAATTCaaag GTGTATACATGTGTAAGCGAATCAGTGCTTGCTCAGTTCGTTCCATTTTCGACTCCAAAGTTCAAGTTTTACCAAGACATGGAAATTCCATATGTTTTATATGCACGCTTGGTACaggaattgaatgttttgaaaGTAAAG CATGAATGTTCGTTGGACAATTTGGATCTTGAAGCTTCTGCAGCAGAATCTACGAGACGGAAAATATCGAAGATACATTCAGCTTTAATACATTGTTTAGATGAGCTTGGTGTCTGGTTGGCTTTAAAG ATCCAGATTGGACCATCGTTAATGATGTTAAAGCCAGTGTGGATGCTGGGTTTCTTACCACAAAAGTTTTATGCCTTATTGAATCTCTTTCTGAATACAGGTAACACAGTGTTTACTAAGTG GGTGTTGAGAGACATAAGGTGTATAATTTTTGTGGAGAGAATTATAACAGCAGTTGTGCTTCAATCACTATTCAGTGAATTGCTTCCGAGGTACGGTAACTGGAAGACTAAATACATTGCAGGAAATAACTCTGGATTGCAGAACCAGACTaggaaaaaacaaaatgaaattgtagAAGAATTCCGAAAAGGCATG GTAAACATAATTGTTGCAACTTCGATTCTTGAGGAAGGCTTGGATGTTCAAGCATGCAACTTAATTATCAGATTTGATCCTTCACCAACAGTTTGTAGTTTTATACAGTCTCGAGGACGTGCTAGAATGCAGAATTCGGATTATCTATTAATGGTGAAGAG TGGGGATTTTTCTACACATTCTCGACTGAAGAACTATCTTACTAGTGGAGATGTAATGAGAAAGGAATCTTTGTGCCATGCATCTGATCCTTGTTCTCCTCTAAGCAATGACTTATGTGATGAAGAGTTCTACCATGTTGCAAGTACAGGGGCATTTATGACTCTTAGTTCTAGTGTTGGTTTGATATACTTCTATTGCTCACGCCTCCCTGCAGACGG GTATTTTAAATGTACTCCGAGGTGTATCATAGACAAGCAAATGGGGGTTTGCACCCTCCATCTACCCAAGAGTTCCCCTATACGAACTGTTTGTGTTAAGGGTAACTTTAAAAGCCTAAAGCAGAAGGCATGCTTTGAAGCATGCAAGCAACTCCATCAAATTGGTGCTTTGACAGATAATCTTGTGCCTGATATTGTTGTGGAAGAAAATGATGCTGAAGAAATTG GAAAGGAATCCTATAATGATGATCAACCGATTTTTTTTCCACCTGAACTGGTGAATCAAGATTCACAGGAGTCCATGACAAAATACTACTGCTACTTAATGGAGTTGAAGCAGAACTTTGGTTATGAGTTTCCTGTTCAAAACATCATACTCCTTGTCAGGAGTCAGCTTGAAATGGAAGCAAAAAGTGTGGGTATTGAGTTAGAAGTTGATAGGGGCACTCTGACAGTTAACTTGAAATATATTGGACTGATACGTCTTAGTTCTGACCAG GTTATCTTGTGTAGAAGGTTTCAGATTGCTCTTTTTCGAGTTCTTATGGATCATAAAGCAGAAAAGTTGACAGAGTTATCTGACCTTACGTCAGGGAACAATTCTGAAATCGATTATCTTCTTCTCCCATCAAATTACATGGGCCAAAATCCCGTGATTGATTGGTTGTCAATTTCTTCCATCTTATTTTCTTATGAGAAGGTCTGGAAGAATCATGTGAACTGCAATGCTGGCATGATACAGACCAAAAGTGGTCTGGTGTGCACTTGCATGATAAAAAATTCGTTGGTCTCTACTCCTCATAATGGTCGCACATATATTATTGACGgtcttttaaataatataaatgcaAATTCACTTTTGACACTGAGTGATGGAGGAGTAATGACCTACAAGGAATATTATGAACAGCG ACATGGTATCCATTTATGTTTTAGTCGAGTCTCTTTCCTTGCTGGGCGACACATTTTCCCCGTGCAAAAGCACATTCAAAGGTGCAAAAAACAGAAAGAGAAAG aATCCAGTAACGCATTTGTAGAATTGCCTCCTGAGCTTTGTGATGTAATAATGTCTCCCATATCGATTAGCACATTTTATTCTTTCACATTTCTTCCATCAATCATGCATCGACTCGAATCTTTACTCCTTGCTACCATCTTGAAAAAGATGCTTCTCGATCATTGTGTGCATGATGTTGCTATTCCAACCATGAAG GTTTTGGAGGCAATTACCACAAAAAAGTGCCTGGAAAGTTTTCATTTAGAATCACTGGAGACTCTTGGTGATTCTTTTTTGAAGTATGCTGTTTGTCAACAGCTATTCAAAAAACATCAGAATCATCATGAGGGCCTTCTTAGTATTAGGAAGgacaaaatgatttcaaataCAACCCTTTGCATGCTGGGATGTGACAAGAAACTTCcg GGATTTATCCGTGATGAGCCTTTCGATCCCAAAGGTTGGATGGTTCCTGGTTATAATTGTGGAAGACATACATTAAATGAGGAGAAattaaatacaagaaaaatataCGTTAGTGGGAGAAGGAAGCTGAAGAGTAAGAAGGTTGCTGATGTTGTTGAGGCTCTTATTGGTGCATACCTTAGCACGGGAGGTGAAGTAGCTGcattattatttatgaattggaTTGGTATAACtattgattttagaaatataccATACGAAAGACATTTCGAAGTGCAGGCTGAAAAGATTGTTAATGTCCAACATTTAGAGTCTCTTCTTAACTATTCATTCCAGGACCCTTCTTTGTTAGTGGAAGCACTAACACATGGTTCTTACATGCTTGCTGAAATTCCAGGATGTTATCAG CGGCTGGAATTTCTAGGGGACTCCGTTTTAGATTATCTTATCACTCGgcatttatataataaatatcctGGGATCTCACCAGGATTATTAACGGATCTGAGGTCAGCATCTGTTAACAACAATTGCTATGCATTATCAGCTGTCAAGGCTGGATTGCATAAGCACATTCTCCAAAGTTCACAGAAGCTttacaagcatataaaagaaaCTGTTGAAAGTTTTCAGGAATTATCGTTGGATTGCACTTTCGGTTGGGAATCTGAAAAATCTTTCCCCAAG GTACTGGGTGATGTGATGGAGTCAATTGCTGGGGCTATATTTGTTGATTCAGGATACAACAAGGAAACTGTATTCCGGAGTATCAGGCCACTGTTGGAGCCCCTGATTACTCTAGAGACTATGACGGTTCACCCCGTGAAGGAGTTGAATGAACTCTGTCAAAAGAAGCATTATGAACAAAGAAAACCCATTGTTTCACATGGCAATGGGGTTTCTTCTGTTACCATAGAGGTTGAAGCAAATGGCGAGGTATTAAAGCACACATCAACAGCTTGTGATAAGAAGATGGCCAAGAAACTGGCTTccaaagaaattttgaagtccCTAAAGCTAGCCAATTTTTGCTAG
- the LOC105785305 gene encoding endoribonuclease Dicer homolog 2 isoform X3 yields MEPVGMEMNNSQQHSSDPLPFARSYQLEALEKAIKQNTIAYLETGSGKTLIAIMLLRRYAYLIRKPSPFNAVFLVPQVVLVEQQADAVEMHTDLNVGKYWGDMEVDFWDDAKWKQEIDKYEVLVMTPQILLNGLRHGFFKINMIKVLIIDECHHARGKHPYASIMTEFYHRQLEAGVSDLPRIFGMTASPINTKGANSADSYWQKIHELETIMNSKVYTCVSESVLAQFVPFSTPKFKFYQDMEIPYVLYARLVQELNVLKVKHECSLDNLDLEASAAESTRRKISKIHSALIHCLDELGVWLALKIQIGPSLMMLKPVWMLGFLPQKFYALLNLFLNTGNNSGLQNQTRKKQNEIVEEFRKGMVNIIVATSILEEGLDVQACNLIIRFDPSPTVCSFIQSRGRARMQNSDYLLMVKSGDFSTHSRLKNYLTSGDVMRKESLCHASDPCSPLSNDLCDEEFYHVASTGAFMTLSSSVGLIYFYCSRLPADGYFKCTPRCIIDKQMGVCTLHLPKSSPIRTVCVKGNFKSLKQKACFEACKQLHQIGALTDNLVPDIVVEENDAEEIGKESYNDDQPIFFPPELVNQDSQESMTKYYCYLMELKQNFGYEFPVQNIILLVRSQLEMEAKSVGIELEVDRGTLTVNLKYIGLIRLSSDQVILCRRFQIALFRVLMDHKAEKLTELSDLTSGNNSEIDYLLLPSNYMGQNPVIDWLSISSILFSYEKVWKNHVNCNAGMIQTKSGLVCTCMIKNSLVSTPHNGRTYIIDGLLNNINANSLLTLSDGGVMTYKEYYEQRHGIHLCFSRVSFLAGRHIFPVQKHIQRCKKQKEKESSNAFVELPPELCDVIMSPISISTFYSFTFLPSIMHRLESLLLATILKKMLLDHCVHDVAIPTMKVLEAITTKKCLESFHLESLETLGDSFLKYAVCQQLFKKHQNHHEGLLSIRKDKMISNTTLCMLGCDKKLPGFIRDEPFDPKGWMVPGYNCGRHTLNEEKLNTRKIYVSGRRKLKSKKVADVVEALIGAYLSTGGEVAALLFMNWIGITIDFRNIPYERHFEVQAEKIVNVQHLESLLNYSFQDPSLLVEALTHGSYMLAEIPGCYQRLEFLGDSVLDYLITRHLYNKYPGISPGLLTDLRSASVNNNCYALSAVKAGLHKHILQSSQKLYKHIKETVESFQELSLDCTFGWESEKSFPKVLGDVMESIAGAIFVDSGYNKETVFRSIRPLLEPLITLETMTVHPVKELNELCQKKHYEQRKPIVSHGNGVSSVTIEVEANGEVLKHTSTACDKKMAKKLASKEILKSLKLANFC; encoded by the exons GTGCTTGTGATGACACCTCAAATTTTACTCAATGGATTGAGGCATGGCTTCTTCAAGATAAACATGATTAAGGTTTTGATAATTGATGAATGCCATCATGCCCGAGGAAAGCACCCTTATGCTTCCATTATGACA GAATTCTATCATCGGCAATTAGAAGCTGGTGTATCTGATCTTCCTAGGATTTTCGGGATGACTGCTTCCCCTATAAACACAAAAG GGGCAAACTCGGCTGATAGCTATTGGCAGAAGATCCATGAACTAGAGACGATTATGAATTCaaag GTGTATACATGTGTAAGCGAATCAGTGCTTGCTCAGTTCGTTCCATTTTCGACTCCAAAGTTCAAGTTTTACCAAGACATGGAAATTCCATATGTTTTATATGCACGCTTGGTACaggaattgaatgttttgaaaGTAAAG CATGAATGTTCGTTGGACAATTTGGATCTTGAAGCTTCTGCAGCAGAATCTACGAGACGGAAAATATCGAAGATACATTCAGCTTTAATACATTGTTTAGATGAGCTTGGTGTCTGGTTGGCTTTAAAG ATCCAGATTGGACCATCGTTAATGATGTTAAAGCCAGTGTGGATGCTGGGTTTCTTACCACAAAAGTTTTATGCCTTATTGAATCTCTTTCTGAATACAG GAAATAACTCTGGATTGCAGAACCAGACTaggaaaaaacaaaatgaaattgtagAAGAATTCCGAAAAGGCATG GTAAACATAATTGTTGCAACTTCGATTCTTGAGGAAGGCTTGGATGTTCAAGCATGCAACTTAATTATCAGATTTGATCCTTCACCAACAGTTTGTAGTTTTATACAGTCTCGAGGACGTGCTAGAATGCAGAATTCGGATTATCTATTAATGGTGAAGAG TGGGGATTTTTCTACACATTCTCGACTGAAGAACTATCTTACTAGTGGAGATGTAATGAGAAAGGAATCTTTGTGCCATGCATCTGATCCTTGTTCTCCTCTAAGCAATGACTTATGTGATGAAGAGTTCTACCATGTTGCAAGTACAGGGGCATTTATGACTCTTAGTTCTAGTGTTGGTTTGATATACTTCTATTGCTCACGCCTCCCTGCAGACGG GTATTTTAAATGTACTCCGAGGTGTATCATAGACAAGCAAATGGGGGTTTGCACCCTCCATCTACCCAAGAGTTCCCCTATACGAACTGTTTGTGTTAAGGGTAACTTTAAAAGCCTAAAGCAGAAGGCATGCTTTGAAGCATGCAAGCAACTCCATCAAATTGGTGCTTTGACAGATAATCTTGTGCCTGATATTGTTGTGGAAGAAAATGATGCTGAAGAAATTG GAAAGGAATCCTATAATGATGATCAACCGATTTTTTTTCCACCTGAACTGGTGAATCAAGATTCACAGGAGTCCATGACAAAATACTACTGCTACTTAATGGAGTTGAAGCAGAACTTTGGTTATGAGTTTCCTGTTCAAAACATCATACTCCTTGTCAGGAGTCAGCTTGAAATGGAAGCAAAAAGTGTGGGTATTGAGTTAGAAGTTGATAGGGGCACTCTGACAGTTAACTTGAAATATATTGGACTGATACGTCTTAGTTCTGACCAG GTTATCTTGTGTAGAAGGTTTCAGATTGCTCTTTTTCGAGTTCTTATGGATCATAAAGCAGAAAAGTTGACAGAGTTATCTGACCTTACGTCAGGGAACAATTCTGAAATCGATTATCTTCTTCTCCCATCAAATTACATGGGCCAAAATCCCGTGATTGATTGGTTGTCAATTTCTTCCATCTTATTTTCTTATGAGAAGGTCTGGAAGAATCATGTGAACTGCAATGCTGGCATGATACAGACCAAAAGTGGTCTGGTGTGCACTTGCATGATAAAAAATTCGTTGGTCTCTACTCCTCATAATGGTCGCACATATATTATTGACGgtcttttaaataatataaatgcaAATTCACTTTTGACACTGAGTGATGGAGGAGTAATGACCTACAAGGAATATTATGAACAGCG ACATGGTATCCATTTATGTTTTAGTCGAGTCTCTTTCCTTGCTGGGCGACACATTTTCCCCGTGCAAAAGCACATTCAAAGGTGCAAAAAACAGAAAGAGAAAG aATCCAGTAACGCATTTGTAGAATTGCCTCCTGAGCTTTGTGATGTAATAATGTCTCCCATATCGATTAGCACATTTTATTCTTTCACATTTCTTCCATCAATCATGCATCGACTCGAATCTTTACTCCTTGCTACCATCTTGAAAAAGATGCTTCTCGATCATTGTGTGCATGATGTTGCTATTCCAACCATGAAG GTTTTGGAGGCAATTACCACAAAAAAGTGCCTGGAAAGTTTTCATTTAGAATCACTGGAGACTCTTGGTGATTCTTTTTTGAAGTATGCTGTTTGTCAACAGCTATTCAAAAAACATCAGAATCATCATGAGGGCCTTCTTAGTATTAGGAAGgacaaaatgatttcaaataCAACCCTTTGCATGCTGGGATGTGACAAGAAACTTCcg GGATTTATCCGTGATGAGCCTTTCGATCCCAAAGGTTGGATGGTTCCTGGTTATAATTGTGGAAGACATACATTAAATGAGGAGAAattaaatacaagaaaaatataCGTTAGTGGGAGAAGGAAGCTGAAGAGTAAGAAGGTTGCTGATGTTGTTGAGGCTCTTATTGGTGCATACCTTAGCACGGGAGGTGAAGTAGCTGcattattatttatgaattggaTTGGTATAACtattgattttagaaatataccATACGAAAGACATTTCGAAGTGCAGGCTGAAAAGATTGTTAATGTCCAACATTTAGAGTCTCTTCTTAACTATTCATTCCAGGACCCTTCTTTGTTAGTGGAAGCACTAACACATGGTTCTTACATGCTTGCTGAAATTCCAGGATGTTATCAG CGGCTGGAATTTCTAGGGGACTCCGTTTTAGATTATCTTATCACTCGgcatttatataataaatatcctGGGATCTCACCAGGATTATTAACGGATCTGAGGTCAGCATCTGTTAACAACAATTGCTATGCATTATCAGCTGTCAAGGCTGGATTGCATAAGCACATTCTCCAAAGTTCACAGAAGCTttacaagcatataaaagaaaCTGTTGAAAGTTTTCAGGAATTATCGTTGGATTGCACTTTCGGTTGGGAATCTGAAAAATCTTTCCCCAAG GTACTGGGTGATGTGATGGAGTCAATTGCTGGGGCTATATTTGTTGATTCAGGATACAACAAGGAAACTGTATTCCGGAGTATCAGGCCACTGTTGGAGCCCCTGATTACTCTAGAGACTATGACGGTTCACCCCGTGAAGGAGTTGAATGAACTCTGTCAAAAGAAGCATTATGAACAAAGAAAACCCATTGTTTCACATGGCAATGGGGTTTCTTCTGTTACCATAGAGGTTGAAGCAAATGGCGAGGTATTAAAGCACACATCAACAGCTTGTGATAAGAAGATGGCCAAGAAACTGGCTTccaaagaaattttgaagtccCTAAAGCTAGCCAATTTTTGCTAG